cataggctacggagactgcttaacatcaggcgggccgtatgcttgtttgccaccgacgtagtattaaaaatatatatatatataattttattttcccctcactagctcggaaagccgtcttttatcctttaaaacaagcgggggaaaacgcattttatccactagtggggaatgTAATTTGACCTTAGATGGAGTaagtttaagtagcttttgacagataacaaaacgttaaaccctcataataatggttcgtttgatattaattataattaaataaatggtttgagaatctaataaaaaataccaaatttagctttatttaatgattttatgtcataaaccttaaagttccataagaaacgtttgttttttagtaGATGAAAAACTGAATTTCAAAAACCATATTCACAAACTCTCCGCTAGAATAAGGAAAtccatatttattttcaaaaagctCGAAACACTGCCGATGATTCTGTACTTAAATTAGTTTACACCGCGCTCTGTCAGTCTGTGATTAGCTACTGCATCACAGTTTGGGGAAGTGCGGCTTAGACCTCTATGCTGGAAATTGAACGGGCTCAACGCTCTGTTTTAAAAGTGATGCTTAAAAAACCCTTTCGATTTCCATCCATAGATCTCTATGCCGAAGCAAAGGTCTTGACCGTACGtcagttatttttaatgaaaatctctttacacacacatacattctAAAAATTGTTGCCTTGCTATAGTTCTCTAATCAAAAAACGCACCTTTAACTTACCAATTCCAGAAGTCCGTTCCGCCTTTGGGAAACGTTTCGGGGAAAGAATCCGAGTGACCACTTACAACGCTTTGCTTAAACATTGTAACCTTAAAGACTGCACCATTGTAGAAGCTAAGATactcttatttaaattattacattCACTTTCTTATGCCGAGACAGAAgatattataactaaaatattttagtttagttttcaatattgtatattttttttttcgtacttTCAAGTACTtcatttaagtttgtttttcaaTACCTACTTTGTTGTGTAGTACTCtatattttaactattaataattttaattgtacctgGTTCCCCGCCATACAGGCgtagcctagtgcggagacccctgacATTCTCTGTTATATATttcattgatatatatataataaatttattcttattcttattcttaataattatgttaaatataattctgaacgcacaagttgagtcgatgcaatttcaaaacgcatcattgacaattcctacgtcagaaatgtcaacattgtcaacaaaatttttacttaaaaacttctcacggtaaaatacagaatttccagagttttttgttataatatcgtaaaaaaatgagtgatttcagtgatgaagatgatctaacgcctgtggatgttgcactttcctcgctatagtgaggtgaaaagttttgtgttacacacgggtgcaaatgtattttacttctcgtgtgttgaaacacttgctacgctcaggattctattttagaaccactcgcttcgctccacactcgcgggtaaaatacaactttgcacccttgtataacaaataactattacttctCGTGTATTGAAACACTCgcaggtaaaatacaactttgcacccttgtataacaaataactatttcaccacacaagctggtaaaggctctcttgattgttcaaaaactgataagaaagttgcattttgtcTACATGTGGGGCAAACAAacaaaatgcaaattttgagctgTTTTCTTATGCTGGCTGgtagaattaacttttaaatgatgattttgaatgataaatatttaataacattcatttggaatcgatttgctttgattttgtttgatattttacagtattttccttgcgttgatGTGGTGTTAaactttgtgtttcactcggtggcaaaatttgttaaccctcggttaaacaacaactttgcccccttgtaaaacaaataactattaaatttgttattataaCAGGGCATGTTAAGggttgaaaatagttatttgtgcaacaagagaggaaagttggtttttcttgcaagtgttgattttgagtcccgagtaagcgaaagattctgtaatttaatcacgagcgaagcgagcgcgCGGGAGAGAGCGGAAAACtatcttccgtgaccacagctagtgcaacctagttgaaacgtcggaaaaaagttaaaataatgaaattcaatcgcgttagacccggtaatatatgtatatgtatatttaatatctaatgtaatgtgtaattgtataccgacggacgtataaaatgtaaaattttatgaataaataattgaattgaatgacatTAATTACCCTCATAGTTCGTcatgtcacagccattttatTCAAAACTGTCAGGTATTGAAATTTGGGATATACTTAGGTGTATTTTGTTAGCCAAGATATTccattaaaaacttattttctgtttaaaaaaaacattcacacGAAGCATAAAAGCAAAAACACATACAAACTAACATTTGAAAGGATACATtcctaaaaaaaagttttttctgtAGCATTAAGAGAGATGTCTAATATGCCAGGAAAATAAATGCGAAATTCTGAAAATGAATATACTCTTTGACATCATTTTTATTGTGAAGTCAGTTGCATGAAAATGTTACtgcataagtaggtacctaatgacgGGGAGAATTGCCGACAATAGCTCCAAAGTTATACCTATTAAGTCTCCTCACAGCAGTCCCCACTCTACGTAGTTATTGAGTATACCATTAAAACGCTCTTTAAATAGAGCGTTACCTCCCAGCACAAAATCGTCCATATCTGCATCCACATTAAAAGCAGGGATTTTGTCTTTATCCGCCAACACCATAGGAAGTAACGCCGCGCCTATAGCTAGccccaacatggcacactcttCCAAACGCAATCTGTAAGTATTCTTCGAGTATACCTGCTCTGGGTCGACGCGTAGTCTTATCAAGGAGGCCTTTAGCTTCTCATAGTACAGATCCAATAATTCATGATAGTAGGCACGGCGAAATGATTCATCGGTAGCAgtataaataaagtacataagtTCGCCCACAGCATTAGCATCGTGAACCAATTGAAAGTCAACGACAACTAACTCTAATGTCCCATGTCTACGTCTATGCAATAGGTTGCTTGGTTTGAAATCCCCGTGAATCAAAACGTTGTCATTTCTTCTTCGATAATAACCCATAAGTAGTTGATGGAATCTATTCGGTGTTGGAAAGTAGTTTTcaagtttttctttatgtttttcTGCGGATGAGAACGCATTGGCCAGTATTTTAGGCGAAACGCTTGCTAACCACATATTTAGTTTAGATTCGTCCGTCGTCAAATATTCGCTGGTTTTCTTAAAAGCCTCTGGGTCATACTGGGAGTAAGCTAAGGAAAGAGCATGAAACTGCGCAATCAAAGCGATACCCGTTGACATATACTCAAAATCTGCAGATTTCTGTCTATCAGAATCTTCATAACCTTTTGCAACCAAGTCTTCTATTACTAGGGTTTCGTTCAGATATTCGTAGCTGCTTCCATACAGTTTCGGTTTACGGAATCTATGCTCCTTTGGGACACTGCATATTTCTTCTAACTTTTCGTATTGCTTCCACAATGTCTCGTAGAAGTACAACTCAACGCTATACGGACAAAGAACAGGGTTATTCAATCGTATTTTTTCACTCCACACGGCAGATTTTGCGAAGAGCTTCATGTCTGGTTTCCCTGTAGCGCGGAGTGTCACGAAGGAGAGAGACGACATGATGCTGGAGCCATCGGCGTCCTTTTTCGTGACCAGGTAGTCGTCATACTCCTGTTCCTCTGTTATCTTCTTGAACAAGTCCCGCTGAGATGCTTTCACTTGCCTTGACATTGCGATTGTGTTTTCATCTTGTTTCCACGGCTATATACTGCAATTGTGTTATCAATGAtggatgttaatattattaataatgtactATCGGTAGCAGAAGAATAATGTGGTTGATTTGTTGTTTATAAAAGGTGACAATCGAGGCGTGATGTCCGCCATTTTTTGCAATTATTGAACACTTTGTGCACCGTAAAGTCGATTTTTTAagggtaattttattttaccgttgTTTAATTGTAAGTTTTTGTTATGAGTGACGCAGCATTCTGCAAGGCTCGTTCCTATCCGGCCAAATCacacataaaaataacataagacATACAGAATAACACTTCAAGGTTTTGAAAGGGTCAGAAATGATGAAGCtgtgaggtaacatacataatCGCCTCATTTTATAAAGTCGCTTAAAAGTACTTGTATCGAACATTAAAATTGAATCTTATCCACGTAAAACTTTCGTCACATAATAGCAAATGTCACTCATTAAATTCATGATAACTCTTGATCTCGACTATAGCACAGAAATTGACTGActgtagataggtacctacttaggtatatgtacctatatatatattttaaattcagtTCAATGTTTACTTACTGtaagagatcccttaaaggatgactcaagcTAGAAcagtccgggtccgggccgaggcgtctgaCACTTcgatttctatagaaagcatcgaAGCTCTATCACCGAAGCTTGGAAGTGGCTATTTCGTAAACAAAGACACGAAGAACGAAGGACACCtcgacccggacccggaccgttctagcaTAAGTCATTCATaaaaggatattttttttaaatgaaaagaaGCCTTTTACTGCTTATTCTGTACCATtaatacgtacatacatacatttgaaGATCCCCCAATCTTGCCCCTGCCACAAGACACCCTATAAGGGTATAATCAAGCGGTTAATTGTAACGGGTCGGTTAACGTAACGAGGTTGTCGCGGCAGATTACGGCGAGATTGGAGTGAGATTACAGCTGACTACAAGTGCTATGTGGTTTTATTGcgttgtattttataaaatcacGGTCAGAAACCTTCCGATATTCACTCTTTAGGGGTGAGGTTTTCCGTCTCACGcattactaataaatattatttaaaaaaggcgTGCAAAACCATTTTCTTTCGAAGCaattatttccaaaaaaaaattactttatcaaaaaatggttgttgAAGACCCATATTTCCTTTGAAAGACCTATGCAACGACATCCCAACTATAGGGATGAAGCAAAAAAAATGCCATCCCCACTTTACGTATAGGGGAGGTACCCTAAATTTTATTTCACGACTTTGTCGGcgtgatttatttatatatccataccaaattgcagctttctagcactaacaatGACGGAGCCAAGACTCGGACGGACAGACGAtcatacagacagacatggcgaaactaaggCTTCATAGTAGacttttattctttattaaatatatagaatatacataataataaagaatCGAATAATACAGCAATATTAAGTTCtagtatatatacaatataattctaGACAGTATATAAGAACCTGAAAAACAAGATAATGTTCTGAGATAGTTCGCTCactttaaacattaaataagccgagtcatataattttttattttattacactgcTGCTTCTTAAGTATTACGACATAGGTAATCGCAACATAACTAATTAACTATAATTGCCTTGAAAAACTCGCATTTATGGCATTTAATATGCCAATATCTAGGAGACCgggctttgctcggaaaacataattataataacttaAAAACGCACGTTTTCTCGGAGATACCTAAGGTAGATTTGTCGCCCCCGAAAAACCCCCATTAGCGAATTTCCTCAATCCGTTTCCAAGATccccaaatatataaatatacaagagttgctcgtttaaaggtataatgTTATAGTTGACcacggatacggaaccctaaacaccctaaaaaccctaaaaacggttaGGGGACGAGATATTCCTTATTCCATTTCAGTTATAAATAAGTTATATTGAACATATTACGGTTTCCTGAGCGGTAATGATTTCAAGTTAAGCGCACAAATGCAGTCGTTATCGCTTGTTGACCAAACAACACTTTCAGAACAATAGGCTATAACTAGACACATTGAGATTGAACACTAATCCTAACACTATACCTCTCGCGTACCGGAAACTTAaaattgacattgacacttcacgcctaAGCAGGTGCTGCCCCCTACGTGCACGTCCTTTGTGCGTTgtagggacttccggttcgaacgccatctagatagtagcctcgtgattagttcctttgtttttacttacttactcctctggcgcagcgacccaaagtgtgtcttggcctccaacacgacagttcgccactgatcccggtcctgtgccgtttctcgccagtcttggacctggagctcgcgcagatcagcgtccaccacatccacCCATCGGTACCTTTgtattttgctcattaatattgtttaaagtgtaatatcgatagctttattctacagtaaactaatgtggtagtgtgcagtgaatggagaattaatctcaaagcgtgtttaaccggCCGGTAGTCcgcgtgcttctcgtaaaatccagctatcggttttacgagggCTCATAAtacaactaccgaacaacgtcgtgctcaagagcatttggtatttctacctctaaccgtgtctggctagagccctagcggcccataattttattgtttaccgtacactggctgcagttttattttaatcaaggaatattaattcgatcccgaGTGCAGAGTTAATTtagaccaaagagaattaagtagacatagattAGCAGTATTGATAataccgctacttgacgctagatgtcgactacgaaaataatagtcgttttggtaacaaaactgatgtatggagtgagcactctgtctACTTAATTATTTCTGTTTAGACGGACGAGTTCATGGACCGATCGTAACGCAAATCACATGCGATTATCGGCGACGTTTGTAGATGCCAttaatataagtacaataacaatatttcattaaactacaaacaataaaaacaacataTACAAACCGCGGATAATCGGGTCGCATAAAGGTTGAAAAACAACTgcaagtaattaaattaatatactgATTAAGAAGAGTAGGTAATGGACTAATTATAGTTATCTACGGCATCCtcggcatcatacgtgatttagctgttttttcaacacacttgctcgtaataTGATGATGTTAATGATGGCTAACCATTTTCGTGCTCACTAGTTGGCGCCATtatagatgtaggtccagaaaaacagatctcaaaattcttctatgcttatttttataaaatcaatacgttctaatatacaccaAAGTATTTTTTCCatgacatgtaacgtaaacatattaattttaaacacgggggccactttaggggggtaaatgagaaaattaaaaaataaagtttgtcaaactatatcgtgttacatatcaaatgaaagagctcattgtgagaatctcaaatatatttttttataattttaaaataaatagtttagaagttattcaagaaaaaaggcaaaaaatgaccattcccccccctttatctctgaaactactgggtcaaaaattttgaaaaaaatacacaaaatagatcaccggaaaacctattagaaatgtgcagtcaagcgtgagtcggacttaattacttagtttttgatccgacccctacaggttttttaaagacatttcacataaaaaatacattgttaaaattgtgtaatgtacggaacccttggaacgcgagtccgactcgcacttggccggttttttgcgtaatggtacggaacccttcgtgcgcgagtccgactcgcacttggccggtttttatgatataggaggcaaacgatcAGACTGATaatgatggtaagcgatcaccgccgcccatggacacccgcaacccgcaccagaggggttgtaagtacgttgccggcctttaagatgggagtacgctcttttcttgaaggtttgaaggtcgtatcggtccggaatacattttattttattttaaatcaaaatacaGTTCCTTAGTTCCAAATATCACTAAAAAATACCCGTCCGTGACATACCTACGAGCAGACAGTCGGATAGGAGAAAACTATAGGGAGG
This DNA window, taken from Cydia strobilella chromosome 21, ilCydStro3.1, whole genome shotgun sequence, encodes the following:
- the LOC134750899 gene encoding uncharacterized protein LOC134750899; its protein translation is MSRQVKASQRDLFKKITEEQEYDDYLVTKKDADGSSIMSSLSFVTLRATGKPDMKLFAKSAVWSEKIRLNNPVLCPYSVELYFYETLWKQYEKLEEICSVPKEHRFRKPKLYGSSYEYLNETLVIEDLVAKGYEDSDRQKSADFEYMSTGIALIAQFHALSLAYSQYDPEAFKKTSEYLTTDESKLNMWLASVSPKILANAFSSAEKHKEKLENYFPTPNRFHQLLMGYYRRRNDNVLIHGDFKPSNLLHRRRHGTLELVVVDFQLVHDANAVGELMYFIYTATDESFRRAYYHELLDLYYEKLKASLIRLRVDPEQVYSKNTYRLRLEECAMLGLAIGAALLPMVLADKDKIPAFNVDADMDDFVLGGNALFKERFNGILNNYVEWGLL